GGACATTTCTCGCCTCGCCTTGCATTTTTCCCTCCAGGCTGGTATTGTAATGCCAGTATGGAAAATATACACCTGTGATGCTCTCGACCTGCTTTTTGTTATAAAAGGCACGCGGGACAAATTTTTTCTTGCAGACATAATCTTTAAAACCTTTTTCTGCATCTTCCCGCGACACAGAAAACGGAATCACCTGATCCGGCAGAAATTTACCTTCCAGCCGTCCGCCAAGCACGACCGGATTATGGCAATAATAACAGAAAGTCGCCGCTGTAGTGGCATCCGTCACAATCTGTGCACCACAACTCGGACAGGTATAGGTCACTGCATCAGCTTCCTTCCCTGCTTCTTTATCTGACTCTTTATTTTCCGTGTTATCTTTTTCTGCTCCACTACCTGCTTTATTTCCCGGCTGGCTCTGCTTCTTATCCTCCGGTTTACCTGATGCTTTTCCTGCGCCCGCAGCATCTGCATTTTGAGGTTCCGTCGTCTGTGCCGGCTTCATGGCATCTAACTCTTCCTGTGAAAACAGACTGAAACAATATTCACATTTATACTTTTGTGTGGAAGGATCAAAAATCAGTTCTCCATCACAATTTGGACATTTAAAACTGATCACTGCCATAATTAGTTCCTCGCTTTTCCACAGTTACTGCAGAATTTTCCTTTGTTGACCTGACCACATTCACACGTCCACTCTGCTGCCGGTGCCGGTTTTCCACACTCACTGCAGAATTTTCCTGTATTGACATGGCCGCATTCACATGTCCACTCATTCTTTGGTGCAGGTGCCTGTTTTCCACATTCACTGCAGAATTTTCCCGTGTTGGTGTGACCGCACTCACAGGTCCATGTGCCCGCTGCACTGCCTGCCGGATTTGGCTGGCTCTGGTTCATGGCTCCCGCATTCTGCCCCTGATTCATGCCTCCTGCCATCTGGCTCTGTGCTGCATTTCCATACATCTGCCCCTGCTGATCCTGCGGTGTCTGAAGTGCGCCAAGTCCTGACAACGTCTGGTTCATCGCATTCATGCCCATGCCGACTCCCATAAACCCGTTCATGGCTCCTGCTGCATTGCTTCCTGCATCACGCACACCCTCGGTCAGATTTTTGACTGCCATACCGCGCATTACATTGAAGTCACCACCGAGCATTGCTCCCTCATTTCTCATGTTGATGAGTTTCTGGGACTCCTCATCATAAGATACGCTCGCAATACCGACACTCTGGATCTCCATACCGCGCATCTGGTTCCACTCTTCATCGAGCGTATTCGCCATATACTTTCCAAGTTCTCTTGCCTTTGAAGTCACATAGGAAATTCTTGTTCCATCTGCTGACATCTGGTTAATTGATGCCTGCAGTGCCTCTAAAAACTCGGACAGATACTGTTCATTGATGGATGAGATCTCCACATGATCCTGGTTTTTCGGGATGACTTCCGCATAGAACTGCAGCGGGTTGGTAACTTTAATGGAATATGTTCCATGGGCACGCAAAAACAGTTCCGCATTATAAAAATTGTCAAAATAATTGATCGGATTTCTGGTACCAAATTTGATTCCTTTGATTTCCTGCAGATTGATAAAAAACACTTTCTGCATCGTTGGTGTCTGACCACCGAATTTGATACGACTGAAAGTTTCTTTTACCGCTTCTCCAAGTTCCCCGTTAAACATGGATGGCATAGATGAATTATCCACCTTATAATATCCAGGCTCAGCCGTGTAATCTACAACTTTTCCTCCATCTACAAGCATCATAAACTGATTATCATACACATGGATCACTGAACCGTTGCTGACCGTATCCGGTGTTCCCTTCCGGTTCTGTCCTTTTCGGATCAGCACACCGCTCGTAAAGACAGTGTTGTCCCCCATGTCATCTGCTTCGTAAACTTCTAACCACTGATCGGCTAGACCTCCACCGATTGCCTGCGTAATCGCTCTGATAATTCCCATAATTAATCCTCCTTGTTTTGCGGAGCAAAATGCGACTGCCTTTGCAGGAGCAGAGGATTTTCCTCCTTGTTTTGCGGAGCAAAATGCGACTGCCTTTGCAGGAGCAGAGGATTTTCCTCCTTGTTTTGCGGAGCAAAATGCGACTGCCTTTGCAGGAGCAGAGGATTTTCCTCCATTGTTTTCCATCCTTTGTTATGAATGATGGTAGTCCGTCTCATCAAAACTATGTAATGTCCATACTTTCAGGTTCAAAAGCGTTACCGCTGAACCACAGTACTCACAGTAAGCTGCGCCGAGATTTGTAATCGGCGCACCACAGTTCGGGCAGGTAGTTCCGACTGCATTGTCCATTCCTGCAAGTTTTTCATTCTGAATATACATAAGCTGTA
The Roseburia rectibacter DNA segment above includes these coding regions:
- a CDS encoding SPFH domain-containing protein codes for the protein MGIIRAITQAIGGGLADQWLEVYEADDMGDNTVFTSGVLIRKGQNRKGTPDTVSNGSVIHVYDNQFMMLVDGGKVVDYTAEPGYYKVDNSSMPSMFNGELGEAVKETFSRIKFGGQTPTMQKVFFINLQEIKGIKFGTRNPINYFDNFYNAELFLRAHGTYSIKVTNPLQFYAEVIPKNQDHVEISSINEQYLSEFLEALQASINQMSADGTRISYVTSKARELGKYMANTLDEEWNQMRGMEIQSVGIASVSYDEESQKLINMRNEGAMLGGDFNVMRGMAVKNLTEGVRDAGSNAAGAMNGFMGVGMGMNAMNQTLSGLGALQTPQDQQGQMYGNAAQSQMAGGMNQGQNAGAMNQSQPNPAGSAAGTWTCECGHTNTGKFCSECGKQAPAPKNEWTCECGHVNTGKFCSECGKPAPAAEWTCECGQVNKGKFCSNCGKARN
- a CDS encoding TFIIB-type zinc ribbon-containing protein — translated: MAVISFKCPNCDGELIFDPSTQKYKCEYCFSLFSQEELDAMKPAQTTEPQNADAAGAGKASGKPEDKKQSQPGNKAGSGAEKDNTENKESDKEAGKEADAVTYTCPSCGAQIVTDATTAATFCYYCHNPVVLGGRLEGKFLPDQVIPFSVSREDAEKGFKDYVCKKKFVPRAFYNKKQVESITGVYFPYWHYNTSLEGKMQGEARNVRVWRTGNTEYTETKYYQVSREGDVKLENLTENALGKANQELICGVMPYDFKDVKKFQLGFLSGFLAEKRDIEKKQIEKKVQQEAHESAEKLMREQINGYSSVSVKNADFRALKEKWSYTLLPVWTITYKAKNEKIYYFSMNGQTGKVYGELPIDYKKISLVSGIVSLVSLVILLLGGLA